The following are from one region of the Anabas testudineus chromosome 2, fAnaTes1.2, whole genome shotgun sequence genome:
- the mlpha gene encoding melanophilin a isoform X2, whose translation MERKLDLSRLTDEEAKHIWEVIQRDFTLRKKEEQRLGDLKTKIEKEDTKRELLGSQSNVSNSLCIRCLQPFKFLVNSKRQCLDCHMYTCKSCSRYNKKEHGWVCDNCRMTRVLRIGTLGWYHDNIRNRFKRFGSAKVMRSLYKRLSGESGGRDDDTQSMPDVRSNVHNGADDEHADIEAQCYKVMRKGKRLLSVHPMDFESEDYFPNSRRASVQQVQEDRCYRNDVDYDMYNHRMSRRKSLDRYATRPDDYGDSRMVRTRSLSKISSSVARQQYVDTSDEDEYQRHPPMYQQPPYRRKNSRASSQENVGQAPPINELNKRMSAIETLLNRLEEKMTPADLGSSQSGQNEEEKLRRKLSELAGNLSDKGPSSDDEAGKKNSRGQASIRGGPVVALDSLKDKELSSSSDEMPTEAQKVYITAGQSYELEAKLRKLEQSAKNRFGGTTDSELSELEDVVALTAARVQSAESEVSDIETKIAALSAAGSKKKVFGSYQKKKSSQDFNKSANGAQWKSTNMY comes from the exons atggagcGAAAGCTGGATCTTTCCCGTCTGACAGACGAAGAAGCCAAACACATCTGGGAGGTGATTCAACGAGATTTTAccctgagaaagaaagaagagcagagacTCGG AGACCTGAAGACTAAGATCGAGAAGGAGGACAcaaagagagagctgctgggcTCCCAGAGCAACGTAAGCAACTCGCTGTGTATCCGCTGCCTGCAGCCCTTCAAGTTCCTGGTTAACAGCAAACGTCAGTGTCTGGATTGTCACATGTACACCTGCAAGTCCTGTAGCCGCTACAACAAGAAGGAGCACGGCTGGGTGTGTGATAACTGCCGCATGACCAG GGTTCTGAGGATTGGGACTCTGGGATGGTACCATGACAACATCAGGAACCGTTTCAAACGCTTCGGCAGCGCCAAAGTCATGAGATCACTATACAAGAGGCTGAGTGGAGAAAGTG GAGGTCGAGATGACGACACTCAGAGCATGCCGGACGTCCGCAGCA ACGTACATAACGGCGCAGACGACGAGCATGCAGACATCGAGGCTCAGTGCTACAAAGTG aTGAGGAAGGGGAAACGTCTGCTGTCTGTTCATCCGATGGACTTCGAGTCTGAGGATTATTTCCCAAACTCGCGAAGAGCTTCTGTACAG CAGGTGCAGGAGGATCGATGTTACAGGAACGACGTGGACTACGACATGTACAACCATCGAATGAGCCGCAGGAAGAGTCTGGACCGTTACGCCACTAGACCCG ATGACTACGGGGACAGCAGGATGGTCCGGACCCGCTCTCTGTCTAAGATCAGCTCCTCTGTGGCTCGGCAGCAGTACGTCGACACCTCCGACGAGGATGAATATCAGAGACACCCCCCCATGTACCAACAACCTCCCTACCGCCGCAAAAACAGCAGAGCCTCCTCCCAGGAGAACGTAGGACAAGCCCCACCC ATAAACGAGTTGAACAAACGCATGTCTGCCATCGAGACTCTGCTGAACCGCCTGGAGGAGAAGATGACGCCTGCTGACCTG GGTTCGTCTCAGTCTGGTCAGAACgaggaggagaagctgaggaggaagctCAGCGAGCTGGCAGGAAACCTGAGCGATAAGGGCCCATCATCAGACGATGAGGCCGGAAAGAAGAACTCTCGCGGTCAGGCCAGCATCAGGGGCGGCCCGGTGGTCGCTCTGGACTCTCTGAAGGACAAGGAACTCAGCTCGTCCAGTGACGAGATGCCCACTGAGGCTCAGAAG gtgtacATTACAGCCGGTCAGTCATACGAACTGGAGGCGAAGCTTCGGAAACTCGAGCAGAGTGCCAAGAACCGGTTCGGTGGAACAACGGACTCGGAGCTGTCGGAGCTGGAGGATGTGGTGGCGCTGACAGCGGCCAGAGTCCAGAGCGCCGAGAGCGAG gtttctgaCATCGAGACTAAAATTGCTGCTCTGAGCGCTGCAGGATCCAAGAAGAAG gtttttgGATCCTAccagaaaaaaaagtcttcacaggacttcaata AATCGGCCAACGGGGCTCAGTGGAAATCCACCAACATGTACTGA
- the mlpha gene encoding melanophilin a isoform X1 produces MERKLDLSRLTDEEAKHIWEVIQRDFTLRKKEEQRLGDLKTKIEKEDTKRELLGSQSNVSNSLCIRCLQPFKFLVNSKRQCLDCHMYTCKSCSRYNKKEHGWVCDNCRMTRVLRIGTLGWYHDNIRNRFKRFGSAKVMRSLYKRLSGESGGRDDDTQSMPDVRSNVHNGADDEHADIEAQCYKVMRKGKRLLSVHPMDFESEDYFPNSRRASVQQVQEDRCYRNDVDYDMYNHRMSRRKSLDRYATRPDDYGDSRMVRTRSLSKISSSVARQQYVDTSDEDEYQRHPPMYQQPPYRRKNSRASSQENVGQAPPINELNKRMSAIETLLNRLEEKMTPADLGSSQSGQNEEEKLRRKLSELAGNLSDKGPSSDDEAGKKNSRGQASIRGGPVVALDSLKDKELSSSSDEMPTEAQKRSTAAALCDLTTEVLRTINATENAMVEYGFSQPVDRPHLVGTEIKQADGAFRELEENVYITAGQSYELEAKLRKLEQSAKNRFGGTTDSELSELEDVVALTAARVQSAESEVSDIETKIAALSAAGSKKKVFGSYQKKKSSQDFNKSANGAQWKSTNMY; encoded by the exons atggagcGAAAGCTGGATCTTTCCCGTCTGACAGACGAAGAAGCCAAACACATCTGGGAGGTGATTCAACGAGATTTTAccctgagaaagaaagaagagcagagacTCGG AGACCTGAAGACTAAGATCGAGAAGGAGGACAcaaagagagagctgctgggcTCCCAGAGCAACGTAAGCAACTCGCTGTGTATCCGCTGCCTGCAGCCCTTCAAGTTCCTGGTTAACAGCAAACGTCAGTGTCTGGATTGTCACATGTACACCTGCAAGTCCTGTAGCCGCTACAACAAGAAGGAGCACGGCTGGGTGTGTGATAACTGCCGCATGACCAG GGTTCTGAGGATTGGGACTCTGGGATGGTACCATGACAACATCAGGAACCGTTTCAAACGCTTCGGCAGCGCCAAAGTCATGAGATCACTATACAAGAGGCTGAGTGGAGAAAGTG GAGGTCGAGATGACGACACTCAGAGCATGCCGGACGTCCGCAGCA ACGTACATAACGGCGCAGACGACGAGCATGCAGACATCGAGGCTCAGTGCTACAAAGTG aTGAGGAAGGGGAAACGTCTGCTGTCTGTTCATCCGATGGACTTCGAGTCTGAGGATTATTTCCCAAACTCGCGAAGAGCTTCTGTACAG CAGGTGCAGGAGGATCGATGTTACAGGAACGACGTGGACTACGACATGTACAACCATCGAATGAGCCGCAGGAAGAGTCTGGACCGTTACGCCACTAGACCCG ATGACTACGGGGACAGCAGGATGGTCCGGACCCGCTCTCTGTCTAAGATCAGCTCCTCTGTGGCTCGGCAGCAGTACGTCGACACCTCCGACGAGGATGAATATCAGAGACACCCCCCCATGTACCAACAACCTCCCTACCGCCGCAAAAACAGCAGAGCCTCCTCCCAGGAGAACGTAGGACAAGCCCCACCC ATAAACGAGTTGAACAAACGCATGTCTGCCATCGAGACTCTGCTGAACCGCCTGGAGGAGAAGATGACGCCTGCTGACCTG GGTTCGTCTCAGTCTGGTCAGAACgaggaggagaagctgaggaggaagctCAGCGAGCTGGCAGGAAACCTGAGCGATAAGGGCCCATCATCAGACGATGAGGCCGGAAAGAAGAACTCTCGCGGTCAGGCCAGCATCAGGGGCGGCCCGGTGGTCGCTCTGGACTCTCTGAAGGACAAGGAACTCAGCTCGTCCAGTGACGAGATGCCCACTGAGGCTCAGAAG AGATCGACTGCCGCTGCCCTCTGTGACCTCACCACCGAGGTCCTGAGAACCATTAACGCCACAGAAAACGCGATGGTCGAGTACGGTTTCTCCCAGCCGGTCGACAGGCCCCACTTAGTGGGCACTGAGATAAAGCAGGCAGATGGTGCTTTCAGGGAACTTGAGGAAAAT gtgtacATTACAGCCGGTCAGTCATACGAACTGGAGGCGAAGCTTCGGAAACTCGAGCAGAGTGCCAAGAACCGGTTCGGTGGAACAACGGACTCGGAGCTGTCGGAGCTGGAGGATGTGGTGGCGCTGACAGCGGCCAGAGTCCAGAGCGCCGAGAGCGAG gtttctgaCATCGAGACTAAAATTGCTGCTCTGAGCGCTGCAGGATCCAAGAAGAAG gtttttgGATCCTAccagaaaaaaaagtcttcacaggacttcaata AATCGGCCAACGGGGCTCAGTGGAAATCCACCAACATGTACTGA
- the mlpha gene encoding melanophilin a isoform X3 — protein sequence MRSLYKRLSGESGGRDDDTQSMPDVRSNVHNGADDEHADIEAQCYKVMRKGKRLLSVHPMDFESEDYFPNSRRASVQQVQEDRCYRNDVDYDMYNHRMSRRKSLDRYATRPDDYGDSRMVRTRSLSKISSSVARQQYVDTSDEDEYQRHPPMYQQPPYRRKNSRASSQENVGQAPPINELNKRMSAIETLLNRLEEKMTPADLGSSQSGQNEEEKLRRKLSELAGNLSDKGPSSDDEAGKKNSRGQASIRGGPVVALDSLKDKELSSSSDEMPTEAQKRSTAAALCDLTTEVLRTINATENAMVEYGFSQPVDRPHLVGTEIKQADGAFRELEENVYITAGQSYELEAKLRKLEQSAKNRFGGTTDSELSELEDVVALTAARVQSAESEVSDIETKIAALSAAGSKKKVFGSYQKKKSSQDFNKSANGAQWKSTNMY from the exons ATGAGATCACTATACAAGAGGCTGAGTGGAGAAAGTG GAGGTCGAGATGACGACACTCAGAGCATGCCGGACGTCCGCAGCA ACGTACATAACGGCGCAGACGACGAGCATGCAGACATCGAGGCTCAGTGCTACAAAGTG aTGAGGAAGGGGAAACGTCTGCTGTCTGTTCATCCGATGGACTTCGAGTCTGAGGATTATTTCCCAAACTCGCGAAGAGCTTCTGTACAG CAGGTGCAGGAGGATCGATGTTACAGGAACGACGTGGACTACGACATGTACAACCATCGAATGAGCCGCAGGAAGAGTCTGGACCGTTACGCCACTAGACCCG ATGACTACGGGGACAGCAGGATGGTCCGGACCCGCTCTCTGTCTAAGATCAGCTCCTCTGTGGCTCGGCAGCAGTACGTCGACACCTCCGACGAGGATGAATATCAGAGACACCCCCCCATGTACCAACAACCTCCCTACCGCCGCAAAAACAGCAGAGCCTCCTCCCAGGAGAACGTAGGACAAGCCCCACCC ATAAACGAGTTGAACAAACGCATGTCTGCCATCGAGACTCTGCTGAACCGCCTGGAGGAGAAGATGACGCCTGCTGACCTG GGTTCGTCTCAGTCTGGTCAGAACgaggaggagaagctgaggaggaagctCAGCGAGCTGGCAGGAAACCTGAGCGATAAGGGCCCATCATCAGACGATGAGGCCGGAAAGAAGAACTCTCGCGGTCAGGCCAGCATCAGGGGCGGCCCGGTGGTCGCTCTGGACTCTCTGAAGGACAAGGAACTCAGCTCGTCCAGTGACGAGATGCCCACTGAGGCTCAGAAG AGATCGACTGCCGCTGCCCTCTGTGACCTCACCACCGAGGTCCTGAGAACCATTAACGCCACAGAAAACGCGATGGTCGAGTACGGTTTCTCCCAGCCGGTCGACAGGCCCCACTTAGTGGGCACTGAGATAAAGCAGGCAGATGGTGCTTTCAGGGAACTTGAGGAAAAT gtgtacATTACAGCCGGTCAGTCATACGAACTGGAGGCGAAGCTTCGGAAACTCGAGCAGAGTGCCAAGAACCGGTTCGGTGGAACAACGGACTCGGAGCTGTCGGAGCTGGAGGATGTGGTGGCGCTGACAGCGGCCAGAGTCCAGAGCGCCGAGAGCGAG gtttctgaCATCGAGACTAAAATTGCTGCTCTGAGCGCTGCAGGATCCAAGAAGAAG gtttttgGATCCTAccagaaaaaaaagtcttcacaggacttcaata AATCGGCCAACGGGGCTCAGTGGAAATCCACCAACATGTACTGA
- the LOC113163148 gene encoding E3 ubiquitin-protein ligase TRIM63-like produces the protein MDIKTGQLVHPLTAMESLEKQLSCPICLDMFTKPVVILPCQHNLCRGCANDLYESRNPYHFSGGTFRCPTCRFDVVLDRHGVYGLQRNLLVENIIDIYKQQQESQGGDAEDPPLKDKDSKEPRCKEHEDERINIYCMTCQTPTCSMCKVFGQHKDCEVSPLHTVYQSQRDELRAAVEQLAAGNSCVQATMAHMEDTCRLLQENGELQRRRLGESFDLLYAIMEERKGELVEQISREEQDKLSVLRAQAERYRQQLQLSSQLQEKLQRSMQLCSVAEFLLAAKQLQDEARQAASGAQLQGPQPGYESMEHLSLDTEEVEALLSHMDFRQQGEDEDQE, from the coding sequence ATGGACATCAAGACGGGTCAGTTGGTGCACCCCCTCACCGCCATGGAGAGCCTGGAGAAGCAGCTGAGCTGCCCCATCTGCCTTGACATGTTCACCAAGCCCGTGGTCATCCTACCCTGCCAGCACAACCTGTGCCGTGGCTGCGCCAACGACCTCTACGAGTCCAGGAACCCCTACCACTTCTCAGGGGGCACCTTCCGCTGCCCCACCTGCCGTTTCGATGTGGTGCTGGACCGACACGGCGTCTACGGGCTGCAGAGGAACCTGCTGGTGGAGAACATCATCGACATTtacaagcagcagcaggagagccAGGGGGGTGACGCTGAGGATCCCCCTCTGAAGGACAAAGACTCCAAAGAGCCCAGGTGTAAGGAGCACGAGGACGAACGCATCAACATCTACTGCATGACGTGTCAGACACCCACCTGCTCCATGTGCAAGGTGTTCGGGCAGCACAAGGACTGCGAGGTGTCCCCGCTGCACACCGTCTACCAGAGCCAGAGGGACGAGCTGAGAGCCGCTGTGGAGCAGCTGGCCGCGGGGAACAGCTGCGTCCAGGCCACCATGGCCCACATGGAGGACACCTGCAGACTGCTTCAGGAGAACGGGGAGCTGCAGAGAAGGAGGCTGGGGGAGAGTTTTGACCTACTATACGCCATCATGGAGGAGCGGAAGGGCGAACTGGTGGAGCAGATCAGCCGGGAGGAGCAGGACAAGCTGTCGGTCCTGAGGGCACAGGCCGAGCGGTAccggcagcagctgcagctcagcagccaACTGCAAGAGAAGCTGCAGCGCAGCATGCAGCTCTGCAGCGTCGCCGAGTTCTTGCTCGCCGCCAAGCAACTGCAGGATGAGGCCCGGCAGGCCGCCAGCGGGGCCCAGCTGCAGGGGCCCCAGCCCGGGTACGAGAGCATGGAGCACCTGAGCCTGGACacggaggaggtggaggctctGCTGTCCCACATGGACTTCAGACAGCAGGGCGAGGACGAAGACCAGGagtga
- the ackr3b gene encoding atypical chemokine receptor 3b has translation MSLASSDLTELLELWDQLNLTDHDNLSHVETLLCSGAVRHAAFLHVLSVFYIFIFLVGLAANALVVWVNLRSDRTRYETHLYILNLAAADLCAVATLPVWVTSLLQGGRWPFGEAICRLTHLVFSVNLFGSIFFLTCMSIDRYLSVTRFTDAPDSRRKKVVRRLICVLVWLLALAASVPDTYFLQAVKSSHYDGAVCRPVYPTNNPREWMVGIQLSFIVLGFAIPFPVIAVFYLLLAAAVTPSSDQERHVNRRIILTYIVVFLVCWLPFQTVLLLDTLSLLNVLPFSCNLENFLDVALHLTQCFSLVHCCVNPILYNFLNRNYRYDLMKAFIFKYSTKTGLTRLIDAETEYSAVMTDNTTM, from the coding sequence ATGAGTCTGGCATCCAGCGACCTGACTGAGCTCCTGGAGCTGTGGGACCAGCTCAACCTAACCGACCACGACAACCTGTCCCACGTGGAGACACTGCTGTGCTCGGGCGCCGTGCGTCACGCCGCCTTCCTCCACGTCCTCTCTGTCTTctacatcttcatcttcctggTCGGTCTTGCTGCCAACGCACTGGTGGTCTGGGTCAACCTGCGCTCTGACAGGACCCGCTACGAGACGCACCTGTACATACTGAACCTAGCGGCGGCCGACCTGTGCGCGGTGGCTACACTGCCGGTCTGGGTGACCTCGCTGCTGCAGGGCGGCCGCTGGCCGTTCGGAGAGGCCATCTGTAGACTCACCCACCTGGTCTTCAGCGTCAACCTCTTTGGCAGCATCTTCTTCCTCACCTGCATGAGCATCGACCGCTACCTGTCGGTCACACGGTTCACAGACGCCCCTGACAGTCGCAGGAAGAAGGTGGTGCGAAGGTTGATCTGTGTTCTGGTCTGGCTGCTGGCGCTGGCTGCCTCAGTCCCCGACACCTACTTCCTGCAGGCAGTGAAGTCGTCACACTACGACGGCGCCGTGTGTCGACCGGTTTACCCGACCAATAACCCGCGGGAGTGGATGGTGGGCATCCAGCTGAGCTTTATTGTTCTCGGCTTTGCCATCCCCTTCCCTGTCATCGCCGTCTTCTACCTGCTCCTCGCAGCAGCCGTCACTCCCAGCTCGGACCAGGAGCGCCACGTCAACCGACGGATCATCCTTACCTACATTGTGGTCTTCCTGGTGTGCTGGCTGCCGTTCCAGACCGTGCTCCTGCTGGACACGCTCTCGCTGTTGAATGTCCTGCCCTTCAGCTGCAACCTAGAGAACTTCCTGGACGTGGCGCTGCACCTGACGCAGTGCTTCTCGCTGGTCCACTGCTGCGTCAACCCCATCCTCTACAACTTCCTCAACCGGAACTACCGCTATGACCTCATGAAGGCCTTCATCTTCAAGTACTCCACCAAGACGGGTCTCACCAGGCTCATTGACGCCGAGACGGAGTACTCAGCGGTGATGACAGACAACACCACGATGTGA